Proteins from a genomic interval of Acidimicrobiales bacterium:
- a CDS encoding RidA family protein: protein MAPPVGPYTPIVRAGDWLIVSGQVGLADGKLTGGGTAGQLRQAIANLEGLLVSEGASLADVVKTTVFLRHMNDYSLMNETYTEAFGDHRPARSAIGVAELPVGALVEIEAWAWVGDGSTSGAD from the coding sequence ATGGCCCCGCCCGTCGGTCCCTACACCCCCATCGTCCGTGCCGGTGACTGGCTCATCGTGTCCGGCCAGGTCGGCCTGGCCGACGGCAAGCTCACCGGCGGTGGCACCGCCGGCCAGCTGCGCCAGGCGATCGCCAACCTCGAGGGCCTGCTCGTCTCAGAGGGGGCGTCGCTCGCCGACGTGGTCAAGACCACGGTCTTCCTGCGCCACATGAACGACTACTCGCTCATGAACGAGACCTACACCGAGGCCTTCGGCGACCACCGGCCGGCCCGCTCGGCCATCGGAGTGGCCGAGCTGCCCGTCGGCGCTCTCGTCGAGATCGAGGCCTGGGCCTGGGTGGGCGACGGGTCTACGTCTGGGGCAGACTGA
- a CDS encoding 2Fe-2S iron-sulfur cluster-binding protein codes for MAIGIEVNGRAVEVADDGASLLDVLRDRLGERSVKDGCSPQGQCGCCTVLVDGSPRVACVTPVRRVAGRRITTLDGLPEVERRSWAEAFVATGASQCGFCTPGIIVRLAALAARTGAGADAPAVERALAAHLCRCTGWRTILEAWDARAAGVAGTGGRDLVAAAVRAGIEGGAPQDVGPEVALGGGGFADDTAPDGCLVAVPGVGGGWAVGESLAEARLAAGKVQGRRSPIDLVHPLEVPAGDWAATLRTTWVEPAYLEVDASWCEPGGAPASPLANGGAFGGKAASVAPEAAARLAAEHGRAVRVVLSREDTVRLGDKRPPMALGVRADGSGAVRVVRTPGVAAALAEAAPGWTVEEVDVAGPPTSTALRAVGWAEVAVLRAGLAGERDVTVVAPSGARATARVADDGDVHVQVDAGAVLDEVVLRSYCVGAAHMALGWARSEGIAVDVDGVVHDLTIRSFGVLRASETPPIHVEVVAGDGPPVNGSDAVFAAVAGAEWVRQGCPGAWPHVGTGGVRGA; via the coding sequence GTGGCCATCGGCATCGAGGTGAACGGCCGGGCCGTGGAGGTCGCCGACGACGGTGCCTCGTTGCTCGACGTCCTTCGGGATCGCCTCGGCGAGCGCTCGGTGAAGGACGGGTGCAGCCCGCAGGGGCAGTGCGGCTGCTGCACCGTGCTGGTCGACGGGTCGCCGAGGGTGGCGTGCGTGACGCCGGTTCGGCGCGTGGCCGGTCGTCGCATCACCACCCTCGACGGGTTGCCCGAGGTCGAGCGGCGCTCGTGGGCCGAGGCCTTCGTGGCCACCGGCGCCAGCCAGTGCGGGTTCTGCACCCCCGGGATCATCGTCCGCCTGGCGGCGCTGGCCGCCCGAACCGGTGCCGGCGCCGACGCCCCCGCGGTGGAGCGGGCACTCGCCGCCCACCTGTGCCGGTGCACCGGGTGGCGGACGATCCTGGAGGCCTGGGACGCCCGCGCTGCCGGGGTCGCGGGAACCGGGGGCCGCGATCTCGTGGCTGCTGCCGTCCGGGCGGGGATCGAGGGTGGCGCCCCCCAGGACGTCGGGCCCGAGGTGGCGCTGGGCGGTGGCGGCTTCGCCGACGACACCGCGCCTGACGGGTGCCTGGTGGCTGTGCCCGGCGTCGGGGGCGGTTGGGCCGTCGGCGAGTCGCTCGCCGAGGCGCGCCTGGCGGCGGGCAAGGTGCAGGGGCGCCGTTCCCCCATCGACCTCGTCCATCCGCTGGAGGTGCCTGCGGGCGACTGGGCTGCCACGCTTCGGACCACCTGGGTGGAGCCGGCCTACCTCGAGGTCGATGCATCGTGGTGCGAGCCGGGCGGGGCGCCGGCGAGCCCGCTGGCCAACGGTGGCGCCTTCGGGGGGAAGGCGGCGTCGGTGGCGCCGGAGGCCGCCGCCCGCCTCGCCGCGGAGCACGGGCGGGCGGTGCGGGTCGTGCTGTCGCGCGAGGACACCGTCCGCCTCGGGGACAAGCGACCACCGATGGCGCTGGGCGTCCGGGCGGACGGATCGGGCGCGGTGCGGGTCGTGCGCACCCCTGGTGTCGCCGCCGCCCTGGCCGAGGCGGCCCCGGGCTGGACGGTCGAGGAGGTCGACGTCGCCGGCCCGCCAACCTCCACGGCCCTGCGGGCAGTGGGGTGGGCCGAGGTGGCGGTCCTGCGTGCCGGGCTGGCGGGGGAGCGCGACGTGACCGTCGTCGCCCCGAGCGGGGCCCGGGCGACGGCGCGGGTGGCCGACGACGGCGACGTCCACGTGCAGGTGGACGCCGGCGCCGTGCTCGACGAGGTGGTGCTGCGCTCCTACTGCGTCGGCGCCGCCCACATGGCGCTCGGGTGGGCCCGGTCGGAGGGCATCGCCGTCGACGTCGACGGGGTGGTCCACGACCTGACGATCCGATCGTTCGGCGTGCTGCGGGCGTCCGAGACACCGCCCATCCACGTCGAGGTCGTCGCCGGCGACGGGCCCCCGGTGAACGGGTCCGACGCCGTCTTCGCCGCGGTGGCGGGCGCCGAGTGGGTCCGCCAGGGCTGTCCCGGTGCGTGGCCCCACGTCGGGACCGGCGGCGTCCGGGGCGCGTAG
- a CDS encoding TetR/AcrR family transcriptional regulator has translation MGERRRDRKDDDGTADKEARRALRREELLDAASEAIRRDGPAISMEAMAAAAGVTKPILYRHFGDRDGLVLALAGRFSTNLMAELQRSLATAAEPRDLLASTIDTFVAFIEADPELYRFLVHRAAREEPGAADELQGFIRQVSQQVTLVLGEQMRLAGHDSGGAEPIAHGIVGMVHAAGDWWVDRRTMPRSRLVEYLTTVLWDGMVSLRLPAMPAEPVTAEETSR, from the coding sequence ATGGGAGAGCGCCGCCGGGACCGCAAGGACGACGATGGGACAGCCGACAAGGAGGCCCGACGCGCCCTGCGCCGCGAGGAGCTGCTCGACGCCGCCAGCGAGGCCATCCGCCGGGACGGGCCGGCCATCTCGATGGAGGCGATGGCCGCCGCCGCCGGGGTGACCAAGCCGATCCTGTACCGCCACTTCGGTGACCGCGACGGCTTGGTCCTCGCGCTCGCAGGCCGCTTCTCCACCAACCTCATGGCCGAGCTCCAGCGCTCACTGGCCACCGCCGCCGAGCCGCGCGACCTGCTGGCCTCCACGATCGACACCTTCGTCGCCTTCATCGAGGCCGACCCCGAGCTGTACCGGTTCCTCGTGCACCGGGCCGCCCGGGAAGAGCCAGGCGCCGCCGACGAGCTCCAGGGGTTCATCCGCCAGGTCAGCCAGCAGGTGACGCTCGTGCTGGGTGAGCAGATGCGCCTCGCCGGGCACGACTCGGGGGGAGCCGAGCCCATCGCCCACGGCATCGTCGGCATGGTCCACGCCGCCGGCGACTGGTGGGTCGACCGGCGGACCATGCCCCGCTCCCGACTCGTCGAGTACCTCACCACCGTCCTCTGGGACGGCATGGTGTCACTGAGGCTGCCGGCCATGCCCGCCGAGCCCGTCACCGCTGAGGAGACCAGCCGATGA
- the erpA gene encoding iron-sulfur cluster insertion protein ErpA — protein sequence MITVTESAASKVKQLIEAEGNAELSLRVAVRPGGCSGFSYEMFFDTDIAADDIKADLPDGIRVVSDPSSAQLLHGATLDYKDALQGGGFAINNPNAQRTCGCGQSFS from the coding sequence GTGATCACCGTCACCGAGTCCGCCGCCAGCAAGGTCAAGCAGCTGATCGAGGCCGAGGGCAACGCCGAGTTGTCCCTGCGCGTCGCCGTGCGCCCCGGCGGGTGCTCCGGCTTCAGCTACGAGATGTTCTTCGACACCGACATCGCGGCCGACGACATCAAGGCCGACCTCCCCGACGGCATCCGGGTCGTATCCGACCCGTCGAGTGCCCAGCTCCTGCACGGCGCCACCCTCGACTACAAGGACGCGCTGCAAGGTGGTGGCTTCGCCATCAACAACCCCAACGCCCAGCGCACCTGCGGCTGCGGCCAGTCCTTCTCTTGA
- a CDS encoding helix-turn-helix domain-containing protein, producing the protein MAVSPSRLELLKALGDDTRYAVYRQLAGAPAPCSTAEVAEALDLHPNTVRPHLERMREVGLLAVETEGRGGVGRPQHRYSLAEDAPWLGLEARPMPLLARLLAGLAASTGAGPEDAAEIGRAQGRAAAAALPTAELDRLADLGDDGAACLEALTTELQQMGFDPAVSGTGAATEVAFTRCPFAALAEAHPEIVCHLHRGMVDGFVSTLGGVRVAGFSTLVDRMPCRVELVPT; encoded by the coding sequence GTGGCCGTGTCCCCGTCCCGCCTCGAGCTGCTGAAGGCACTCGGCGACGACACGCGGTACGCCGTCTACCGACAGCTGGCGGGGGCTCCGGCCCCGTGCTCGACGGCGGAGGTGGCCGAGGCGCTCGACCTCCACCCCAACACCGTCCGGCCCCACCTCGAGCGGATGCGCGAGGTGGGCCTGCTGGCGGTCGAGACCGAGGGTCGCGGCGGGGTGGGCCGCCCGCAGCACCGGTACTCCCTCGCCGAGGACGCTCCGTGGCTGGGGCTCGAGGCCCGGCCGATGCCCCTCCTCGCCCGGCTCTTGGCAGGGCTGGCGGCCAGCACGGGGGCAGGACCCGAGGACGCCGCGGAGATCGGCCGGGCCCAGGGCCGGGCGGCGGCTGCGGCGCTGCCCACCGCCGAGCTCGATCGTCTGGCCGACCTCGGAGACGACGGCGCCGCCTGCCTCGAGGCGCTCACCACCGAGCTGCAGCAGATGGGGTTCGACCCTGCCGTGAGTGGTACCGGGGCCGCCACCGAGGTGGCCTTCACCCGGTGCCCCTTCGCCGCGCTGGCCGAGGCCCACCCCGAGATCGTGTGCCACCTCCACCGGGGGATGGTGGACGGCTTCGTCTCGACGTTGGGCGGGGTGCGGGTGGCGGGGTTCTCCACCCTGGTCGACCGGATGCCCTGCCGTGTGGAGCTCGTCCCCACCTAA
- a CDS encoding Mrp/NBP35 family ATP-binding protein, protein MPGSSTTAPPTRDDVVGLLRGVVDPELGSDIVDLGMAREVSVGDDGHVRITVALTTAGCPLKGQIQKDVRARVGDAPGVSDVTIDWAVMTDEEKSACMATARWNAKERAGETMVPLATKVVAVASGKGGVGKSSVTVNLAAGLAAQGFTVGVLDADIGGFSIPRMLGLEGRLQGADDEKKIVPLTRSIGAGMLKVVSMGFLVEDEESALLWRGQMLNRAVQHFLEDVRWGDMDYLLIDMPPGTGDIQMGLARMLPRAEMLIVTTPAEGAQKVAARAADLARKTYVRVAGVIENMSAFTCDHGDTYALFGSGGGQALADAIGAPLIGQVPIEPSVETGGATGAPVALGEGPAAEAFAAIVDRLVTDVVPPTDMAGCTARMMASVEAALGPKEE, encoded by the coding sequence GTGCCCGGCTCCTCCACCACCGCCCCCCCGACCAGGGACGACGTTGTCGGTCTCCTCCGCGGCGTGGTCGACCCCGAGCTCGGCAGCGACATCGTCGACCTCGGCATGGCCCGCGAGGTCAGCGTCGGCGACGACGGCCACGTGCGCATCACCGTGGCCCTCACCACCGCCGGATGCCCGCTCAAGGGCCAGATCCAAAAAGACGTCCGCGCTCGCGTCGGCGACGCCCCGGGGGTCAGCGACGTGACGATCGACTGGGCGGTGATGACCGACGAGGAGAAGTCGGCGTGCATGGCCACCGCCCGCTGGAACGCCAAGGAGCGTGCCGGCGAGACCATGGTGCCGCTCGCCACCAAGGTCGTCGCCGTCGCGTCGGGCAAGGGCGGTGTCGGCAAGTCGTCGGTCACCGTGAACCTGGCGGCCGGCCTCGCCGCCCAGGGGTTCACCGTGGGGGTGCTCGACGCCGACATCGGTGGCTTCTCCATCCCCCGGATGCTCGGCCTCGAGGGGCGACTCCAGGGCGCCGACGACGAGAAGAAGATCGTCCCGCTCACCCGGTCGATCGGCGCGGGGATGCTCAAGGTCGTCTCCATGGGGTTCCTCGTCGAGGACGAGGAGTCGGCCCTGCTCTGGCGTGGCCAGATGCTCAACCGGGCCGTCCAACACTTCCTGGAGGACGTCCGGTGGGGCGACATGGACTACCTCCTCATCGACATGCCCCCCGGCACCGGCGACATCCAGATGGGCCTGGCCCGCATGCTCCCGCGTGCCGAGATGCTCATCGTCACCACGCCGGCGGAGGGCGCACAGAAGGTGGCGGCCCGGGCCGCCGACCTCGCCCGCAAGACCTACGTCCGCGTCGCCGGGGTGATCGAGAACATGTCGGCGTTCACCTGCGACCACGGTGACACCTACGCCCTGTTCGGCTCCGGAGGCGGCCAGGCGCTCGCAGATGCCATCGGGGCCCCGCTGATCGGCCAGGTGCCGATCGAGCCGTCGGTCGAGACCGGTGGCGCCACCGGCGCGCCGGTGGCCCTCGGTGAGGGCCCGGCAGCCGAGGCGTTCGCGGCGATCGTCGACCGCCTCGTCACCGACGTGGTGCCCCCCACCGACATGGCCGGGTGCACCGCACGGATGATGGCCAGCGTCGAGGCAGCACTCGGTCCAAAGGAGGAGTAG
- a CDS encoding FtsX-like permease family protein, with protein MIVLALLVAPVAAIAGISLFDLAARPTFRRLALRNIARRKGEAVLVVLGSLLGTAIITASFVVGDTLDASIRDQARTQLGPVDHVLVTTDLAALPAAEAAVADPVEGTTGTLTIVRSPATVASPPGPDQRAQPQATLLEVDIEAARTFGADPSETGFDGDIPAPGPGQVLLGEDLADHLEVATGEAVEVFAYGSSTTYEVVHVLPRLGVAGYYPSLGSRSYTAFVAPGTLAALAEGAPPGSSPPTGVVAVTTGEGIFGGLDTSAAVTEALEARVADLPGVEVRASKADVVEAAVAQGDQFSQLFVGFGAFSVIAGILLLVNIFVMLAEERKTELGMLRAVGLKRVHLVRSFGLEGAIYAVVAAVAGALMGVGVGRVIVAVTAGLFAGSDLELSLRFAADRQSLVTGALVGLVIGLVTVWGTSIRIGRLNVIRAIRDLPEPTAVHHRMRTLVLSALGVVVGGLIFASGASREEAFPALAGPAIALFSSVPLLARLLPRRVATTVPCAAALVWAMAAFVLLPDVFRGAEIPLFVLQGIILVAAAVAIVTTNADISARLADVLAASGRGLAARLGLAYPLAKRFRTALLLGMFALVVFTLTFLSVVSSIFEQQGPTFAEEARAGYDLLIDSNPANPVGEEQLLAQPGVVGQAPIVRTSTEFSTNRMPEGERREFVIGGFDERLLDRGAPTLSARDPEVGATDEEVFAALLADPSLLVVSEFFLQQGGGGPPESLVRIGDVVTMFDPASGGSTELTVVGTVGSDFHFNGALVRADALTDLFGPRAVTIRRYVAVTEGADAVEVADRLNASLLANGADARTFRQIVDRQLDEQAGFFRLFEGYLSLGLIIGIAGLGVVMVRAVRERRRQIGMLRAMGFSRRVVRAAFLFEAAFIAAQGILIGVALGLVASYSLLTQSSAFGDLQLSFAVPWGALAVIIVVPFLASLLAAAVPASKAAKTTPAVALRIAD; from the coding sequence ATGATCGTCCTCGCCCTGCTGGTGGCCCCGGTGGCCGCCATCGCCGGCATCAGCCTGTTCGACCTCGCCGCCCGGCCCACGTTCCGCCGGCTGGCGCTGCGCAACATCGCCCGGCGCAAGGGCGAGGCCGTGCTGGTGGTGCTCGGGTCGCTGCTCGGCACCGCGATCATCACCGCGTCGTTCGTGGTCGGCGACACCCTCGACGCGTCCATCCGCGACCAGGCCCGAACCCAGCTCGGGCCCGTCGACCACGTGCTCGTCACCACCGACCTCGCCGCCCTCCCGGCGGCGGAGGCGGCGGTCGCTGATCCGGTCGAGGGGACGACGGGCACGCTCACCATCGTGCGGTCGCCGGCCACAGTGGCCTCCCCGCCCGGCCCCGACCAGCGGGCGCAGCCGCAGGCCACGCTGCTCGAGGTCGACATCGAGGCCGCCCGGACCTTCGGCGCCGACCCGTCGGAGACCGGGTTCGACGGCGACATCCCAGCGCCGGGGCCTGGCCAGGTGCTGCTCGGCGAGGACCTGGCCGATCACCTCGAGGTGGCCACCGGCGAAGCGGTCGAGGTCTTCGCCTACGGGTCGAGCACCACCTACGAGGTGGTGCACGTGCTGCCCCGGCTCGGGGTCGCCGGCTACTACCCGAGCCTCGGATCGCGCTCGTACACGGCGTTCGTCGCCCCCGGCACCCTCGCCGCCCTCGCAGAGGGCGCGCCTCCCGGCTCCTCCCCACCGACGGGGGTCGTGGCAGTCACCACCGGCGAGGGCATCTTCGGCGGGCTCGACACCAGCGCCGCGGTCACCGAGGCCCTCGAGGCGCGCGTGGCCGACCTGCCCGGTGTCGAGGTCCGGGCATCCAAGGCCGACGTGGTCGAGGCGGCGGTGGCCCAGGGCGACCAGTTCAGCCAGCTCTTCGTCGGCTTCGGGGCCTTCAGCGTCATCGCCGGGATCCTGTTGCTCGTCAACATCTTCGTGATGCTCGCCGAGGAGCGGAAGACCGAGCTCGGGATGCTCCGTGCCGTCGGCCTCAAGCGCGTGCACCTGGTTCGCTCCTTCGGCCTCGAGGGCGCCATCTACGCCGTGGTGGCGGCCGTCGCCGGGGCCCTCATGGGTGTGGGCGTGGGCCGCGTCATCGTGGCGGTGACCGCCGGCCTCTTCGCGGGAAGCGACCTCGAGCTGTCGCTGCGCTTCGCCGCCGACCGCCAGAGCCTCGTCACCGGCGCACTCGTCGGGCTGGTGATCGGTCTGGTGACGGTGTGGGGCACCAGCATCCGCATCGGGCGGCTCAACGTGATCCGGGCCATCCGCGACCTCCCGGAGCCCACCGCCGTGCACCATCGGATGCGGACGCTGGTCCTCTCCGCCCTCGGCGTCGTGGTCGGTGGCCTCATCTTCGCCAGCGGGGCGTCCCGAGAGGAGGCTTTCCCCGCCCTGGCCGGCCCGGCCATCGCCCTGTTCTCCTCCGTCCCCCTGCTCGCCCGGCTGCTGCCCCGCCGGGTCGCCACCACGGTCCCCTGCGCCGCCGCCCTGGTGTGGGCCATGGCCGCCTTCGTGCTCCTCCCCGACGTGTTCCGGGGAGCCGAGATCCCGCTGTTCGTCCTGCAGGGCATCATCCTGGTGGCCGCCGCCGTGGCCATCGTGACGACCAACGCCGACATCTCGGCGCGCCTGGCCGACGTGCTGGCGGCCTCGGGTCGGGGGCTGGCTGCCCGCCTGGGCCTCGCCTACCCCCTGGCCAAGCGCTTCCGCACCGCCCTGCTCCTCGGGATGTTCGCTCTGGTGGTCTTCACCCTCACCTTCCTCTCGGTGGTCTCCTCCATCTTCGAGCAGCAGGGGCCCACCTTCGCCGAGGAGGCGCGGGCCGGCTACGACCTCTTGATCGACTCCAACCCCGCCAACCCGGTGGGGGAGGAGCAGCTCCTGGCCCAGCCCGGGGTGGTCGGCCAGGCTCCCATCGTGCGGACGTCCACCGAGTTCTCCACCAACCGCATGCCCGAGGGCGAGAGGCGCGAGTTCGTCATCGGCGGCTTCGACGAACGCCTGCTCGACCGGGGGGCACCGACCCTCTCGGCCCGTGACCCCGAGGTCGGCGCCACCGACGAGGAGGTCTTCGCCGCCCTGCTCGCCGACCCGTCCCTCCTCGTCGTCTCTGAGTTCTTCCTCCAGCAGGGTGGTGGTGGACCGCCCGAGAGCCTGGTCCGCATCGGCGACGTCGTCACCATGTTCGACCCGGCGTCCGGGGGATCCACCGAGCTCACCGTGGTCGGCACCGTGGGCTCCGACTTCCACTTCAACGGCGCCCTCGTGCGGGCCGACGCCCTCACCGACCTGTTCGGACCGCGCGCTGTCACCATCCGGCGCTACGTCGCCGTCACCGAGGGGGCGGACGCCGTCGAGGTGGCAGATCGACTCAACGCCTCCCTGCTGGCCAACGGTGCCGACGCTCGGACCTTCCGCCAGATCGTCGACCGCCAGCTTGACGAGCAGGCAGGGTTCTTCCGGCTCTTCGAGGGCTACCTGAGCCTCGGCCTGATCATCGGCATCGCCGGCCTCGGCGTGGTGATGGTGCGCGCCGTCCGAGAGCGTCGCCGTCAGATCGGGATGCTGCGGGCAATGGGCTTCTCCCGGCGGGTAGTCCGCGCCGCCTTCCTCTTCGAGGCCGCCTTCATCGCCGCCCAGGGGATCCTCATCGGGGTGGCCCTCGGCCTCGTTGCCAGCTACAGCCTGCTCACCCAGTCGTCGGCCTTCGGCGACCTGCAGCTCTCCTTCGCCGTCCCGTGGGGAGCCCTGGCCGTGATCATCGTCGTCCCGTTCCTGGCCTCGCTCCTCGCCGCCGCCGTCCCGGCATCGAAGGCTGCCAAGACGACCCCGGCGGTCGCCCTGCGCATCGCCGACTGA
- a CDS encoding ABC transporter ATP-binding protein — protein sequence MPILVASGVRKVYRTGIVAVEALKGIDLTVKAGEMVAVMGPSGNGKTTLLNCLSGLDDIDAGTVMVDGEDIHAMADGRRTEHRANRMGFIFQSFNLIPVLSATENVELPLLVTGVRARDARARAEEMLARVGLADRLRNRPTELSGGEQQRVAVARALVHEPAIIWADEPTGNLDSETAGSVLELLHEVHATGQTLVVVTHDQTIGRSGQRLVQVTDGRVTYDGLPQPAPSSAPRRRRVPIVAAER from the coding sequence TTGCCGATCCTCGTCGCGTCCGGGGTCCGCAAGGTCTACCGAACCGGCATCGTCGCGGTCGAGGCCCTCAAGGGGATCGACCTGACCGTCAAAGCCGGCGAGATGGTGGCGGTGATGGGTCCCTCCGGCAACGGCAAGACCACGCTCCTCAACTGCTTGTCTGGCCTCGACGACATCGATGCCGGCACGGTGATGGTCGACGGCGAGGACATCCACGCCATGGCCGACGGTCGCCGCACTGAGCACCGCGCCAACCGGATGGGGTTCATCTTCCAGAGCTTCAACCTCATCCCGGTGCTGTCGGCGACCGAGAACGTCGAGCTGCCCCTGCTCGTGACCGGCGTGCGGGCCCGGGATGCCCGTGCCCGCGCCGAGGAGATGCTGGCTCGGGTCGGCCTCGCCGACCGGCTCCGCAACCGTCCGACCGAGCTCTCCGGCGGTGAGCAGCAACGAGTGGCGGTCGCGCGTGCCCTCGTGCACGAGCCGGCGATCATCTGGGCCGACGAGCCCACCGGCAACCTCGACTCGGAGACGGCAGGGTCGGTGCTCGAGCTGCTCCACGAGGTGCACGCCACCGGGCAGACGCTGGTGGTGGTGACCCACGACCAGACCATCGGGCGCTCGGGGCAGCGCCTCGTGCAGGTCACCGACGGCCGGGTCACCTACGACGGGCTGCCCCAGCCGGCGCCGTCGTCGGCGCCGCGCCGGCGCCGCGTGCCGATCGTCGCTGCCGAGCGATGA
- a CDS encoding MBL fold metallo-hydrolase: MTEQRGEQTEATERRVPELIPGVAAALSPLVRRVVAPNPSMMTGPGTNTYLVGIDEVAVIDPGPDDASHLDAIVGCGGDRIRWILCTHTHSDHSPGASSLKERTGAEVLAFDSRDDLVVDRRLADGDQVEATEFRLTTLHTPGHASNHLCFLLDQEAMLFSGDHIMDGSTVVIAPPDGDMAAYIAQLQRLRGMRLKAIAPGHGQRIDDPRAKIDEYLAHRRAREEMVLAALGEAGEATIAELVATIYTDVPEHLHGMARYSVWATLEKLAGEGRARGSGLDATWQAA; the protein is encoded by the coding sequence ATGACCGAGCAGCGCGGCGAGCAGACCGAGGCGACCGAGCGGCGGGTGCCCGAGCTCATCCCCGGGGTGGCCGCCGCCCTCAGCCCGCTGGTGCGCCGGGTCGTGGCCCCGAACCCGTCGATGATGACCGGCCCCGGGACCAACACCTACCTGGTGGGGATCGACGAGGTCGCCGTGATCGACCCAGGTCCCGACGACGCATCCCACCTCGACGCCATCGTCGGCTGCGGGGGCGACCGCATCCGCTGGATCCTCTGCACCCACACCCACAGCGACCACTCCCCGGGGGCCTCCTCCCTCAAGGAGCGCACCGGCGCCGAGGTGCTCGCCTTCGACAGCCGGGACGACCTCGTCGTCGACCGCCGCCTGGCCGATGGCGACCAGGTCGAGGCCACCGAGTTCCGGCTGACCACGTTGCACACGCCCGGGCACGCCTCGAACCACCTGTGCTTCCTCCTCGACCAGGAGGCGATGCTGTTCTCGGGCGACCACATCATGGACGGGTCCACCGTGGTGATCGCGCCGCCCGACGGCGACATGGCCGCCTACATCGCCCAGCTGCAGCGCCTCCGGGGCATGCGCCTCAAGGCCATCGCCCCCGGGCATGGCCAGCGCATCGACGACCCCCGGGCCAAGATCGACGAGTACCTGGCGCACCGGCGGGCGCGGGAGGAGATGGTGCTCGCGGCCCTGGGCGAGGCCGGTGAGGCGACCATCGCCGAGCTGGTGGCCACGATCTACACCGACGTGCCCGAGCACCTCCACGGCATGGCCCGGTACTCGGTGTGGGCCACCCTGGAGAAGCTGGCGGGGGAGGGTCGGGCGCGGGGGTCGGGGCTCGACGCCACCTGGCAGGCAGCCTGA
- a CDS encoding FxsA family protein: MAVLLALLFLVVPLVELAIIIQVGAAIGTLNTIALLLFMSVAGGWLMKREGLGVVRRVQGQVQAGQVPGSALVDGFLVLLGGALMLTPGFLTDAIGLSLLLPPVRAVVRRVAAGRIRVVALGNRRGEGTGGPGGVIDV; this comes from the coding sequence GTGGCCGTCCTGCTCGCACTGCTGTTCCTCGTGGTGCCCCTCGTGGAGCTGGCGATCATCATCCAGGTCGGCGCCGCCATCGGGACGCTCAACACCATTGCCCTCCTGCTGTTCATGAGCGTGGCGGGCGGCTGGCTGATGAAGCGCGAGGGCCTCGGGGTGGTCCGCCGGGTGCAGGGTCAGGTGCAGGCGGGCCAGGTGCCCGGCAGCGCGCTGGTCGACGGGTTCCTGGTCCTCCTCGGGGGCGCCCTCATGCTGACGCCGGGCTTCCTCACCGACGCGATCGGTCTCTCCCTGCTCCTCCCACCCGTGCGGGCCGTCGTTCGTCGGGTGGCCGCCGGCCGCATCAGGGTCGTGGCTCTCGGCAACCGCCGGGGGGAGGGCACGGGCGGCCCGGGCGGGGTGATCGACGTATGA
- a CDS encoding S1C family serine protease, protein MATEAAHRPAAAGTRRSEWQGRLLPRSVIGLSVLLLATALGAAFSGAVLYAYYEYRLDRSENLAADYAEAFDVRLQTALETVEAQEATGVNAIRAEIEPLQRLTASGETVAALVEQLAPSVFFLDTLGEDGAPSVGTAFVVFRDAEQSFLLTSFEAVRAVTADPGPPIVLRRGDEELGARLVTWDDRRDLALLVVNRGNIEPLTWASGSPTVGVGDRIFAVSGLGSAGGSATQGFVSDVSGAGIQHDATVGVHFRGGPLVNSEGEVVAVASRSYAPLGFAPDDVFFAPHVRLACESVLRCPGGDAGGVGG, encoded by the coding sequence ATGGCCACGGAGGCAGCCCACAGACCCGCTGCCGCCGGCACCAGGCGATCGGAGTGGCAGGGCCGGCTCCTGCCCCGATCGGTGATCGGGCTCAGTGTCCTGCTGCTCGCCACCGCACTCGGCGCAGCGTTCAGCGGTGCCGTCCTCTACGCCTACTACGAGTACCGCCTCGACCGCTCCGAGAACCTCGCCGCCGACTACGCCGAAGCCTTCGACGTGCGCCTCCAGACCGCCCTCGAGACGGTCGAGGCCCAGGAGGCCACCGGCGTCAATGCCATCCGGGCAGAGATCGAGCCGCTGCAACGCCTGACCGCCAGCGGCGAGACGGTGGCCGCCCTCGTCGAGCAGCTGGCTCCCTCGGTGTTCTTCCTCGACACGCTGGGCGAGGACGGCGCCCCCTCCGTCGGCACCGCCTTCGTGGTCTTCCGCGACGCCGAGCAGAGCTTCCTGCTCACCTCCTTCGAGGCGGTGCGGGCCGTCACCGCCGACCCGGGACCGCCCATCGTGCTGCGACGGGGTGACGAGGAGCTTGGGGCGCGCCTGGTCACGTGGGACGACCGGCGCGACCTCGCCCTGCTGGTGGTCAACCGGGGCAACATCGAGCCCCTCACGTGGGCCAGCGGCAGCCCGACCGTCGGCGTGGGCGACCGCATCTTCGCCGTGTCCGGCCTCGGGTCCGCCGGTGGGTCAGCCACCCAGGGCTTCGTCTCCGACGTCAGCGGGGCCGGGATCCAGCACGACGCCACGGTTGGCGTGCACTTCCGGGGCGGTCCCCTCGTGAACTCCGAGGGTGAGGTCGTGGCCGTGGCATCCAGGTCGTACGCACCGCTCGGCTTCGCACCCGACGACGTGTTCTTCGCCCCCCACGTGCGCCTCGCCTGCGAGTCGGTGCTGCGCTGCCCGGGTGGCGACGCCGGCGGCGTCGGGGGCTAG